One window from the genome of Streptococcus halotolerans encodes:
- the pstA gene encoding phosphate ABC transporter permease PstA, whose translation MNAKKMDKLATGVLYTIAAIIVAILASLILFILVRGLPHISWSFLTGKSSSYEAGGGIGIQLYNSLFLLVTTLIISVPLSMGAGIYLAEYAKKGRLTNFIRTCIEILSSLPSVVVGLFGYLIFVVQFEYGFSIISGALALTVFNLPQMTRTVEDSLRTVHHTQREAGLALGLSRWETVLHVVVPEALPGIVTGIVLASGRIFGEAAALIYTAGQSAPALDWSNWNPLSVTSPISPFRQSETLAVHIWKVNSEGTIPDATLVSAGSAAVLLIFILIFNLSARFIGKKLHEKLTSAT comes from the coding sequence GCTAAAAAAATGGATAAATTAGCAACTGGTGTTCTCTACACCATTGCAGCGATTATCGTCGCAATCTTGGCATCGCTCATCCTCTTTATTTTGGTTCGCGGTCTGCCTCATATCAGTTGGTCCTTCTTGACTGGTAAATCTTCTTCATACGAAGCAGGTGGTGGTATTGGGATTCAACTATACAACTCCTTGTTCCTACTTGTAACAACCTTGATTATTTCAGTTCCTTTGTCAATGGGTGCAGGGATCTATCTTGCAGAATATGCTAAAAAAGGTCGTTTGACGAATTTCATTCGCACCTGTATCGAAATTTTATCTTCATTGCCATCAGTGGTTGTTGGTTTGTTTGGTTACTTGATTTTCGTTGTGCAATTTGAATATGGTTTTTCAATCATTTCTGGTGCCCTTGCCTTGACAGTCTTCAATCTTCCCCAAATGACGCGTACGGTTGAAGATAGTCTACGTACGGTTCATCACACACAACGCGAAGCAGGTTTAGCACTAGGTTTATCACGCTGGGAAACTGTTTTACATGTTGTCGTTCCGGAAGCCTTGCCTGGTATTGTAACGGGGATTGTCTTGGCTTCAGGACGTATTTTTGGAGAAGCAGCAGCCTTGATCTACACAGCTGGTCAATCAGCTCCGGCACTTGACTGGTCAAACTGGAATCCTCTAAGCGTAACCAGCCCGATCTCACCTTTCCGTCAGTCTGAAACCTTAGCTGTTCATATTTGGAAAGTTAATAGCGAAGGAACCATTCCTGATGCTACTCTTGTATCGGCAGGATCAGCAGCAGTCTTACTCATCTTTATTTTGATTTTCAACCTGTCTGCTCGCTTTATTGGTAAGAAATTACATGAAAAATTAACATCAGCTACATGA
- the pstB gene encoding phosphate ABC transporter ATP-binding protein PstB: MPEYNWDERHIITFPEDNLILSTNDLHVYYGKNEAIKGIDMQFEKNKITALIGPSGCGKSTFLRSLNRMNDTIDIAKVTGEIMYQGIDVNAPEINVYEMRKHIGMVFQRPNPFAKSIYNNITFAHERAGIRDKKVLDEIVETSLKQVGLWDKVKDDLHKSAFTLSGGQQQRLCIARAISVKPDILLMDEPASNLDPIATMQLEETMFELKKNYSIIIVTHNMQQAARASDYTAFFYLGDLIEYDKTKTIFQNAKLQSTSDYVSGRFG, from the coding sequence ATGCCTGAGTATAATTGGGATGAAAGACATATTATCACTTTCCCTGAAGATAACCTCATTTTATCTACCAATGACTTGCATGTTTATTATGGTAAAAATGAAGCTATCAAAGGAATTGATATGCAGTTCGAAAAAAATAAAATTACAGCTTTGATTGGTCCATCAGGATGTGGCAAGTCAACCTTCTTGCGTAGTTTAAATCGTATGAATGATACGATTGATATTGCTAAAGTGACAGGTGAAATCATGTATCAAGGGATTGATGTCAACGCACCTGAAATCAATGTTTATGAAATGCGTAAGCACATTGGGATGGTTTTCCAACGCCCTAACCCATTTGCAAAATCGATTTATAATAATATCACTTTTGCTCATGAGCGTGCTGGTATTCGCGACAAAAAAGTGTTGGATGAAATTGTTGAAACCTCTCTAAAACAAGTTGGTCTATGGGATAAGGTAAAAGATGATCTTCATAAATCAGCTTTTACACTGTCCGGTGGACAGCAACAGCGTTTATGTATTGCTCGCGCAATTTCTGTAAAACCTGATATCCTTTTGATGGATGAGCCAGCATCAAATTTAGACCCAATTGCAACTATGCAACTGGAAGAAACTATGTTTGAGTTGAAAAAAAATTACTCTATCATTATCGTTACGCACAACATGCAACAAGCTGCACGTGCTAGTGATTACACAGCCTTTTTCTACCTAGGTGATTTGATTGAATATGACAAAACCAAAACCATTTTCCAAAATGCTAAGTTACAGTCAACCAGCGATTATGTTTCAGGACGTTTTGGATAG